The following are from one region of the Maribacter aquivivus genome:
- a CDS encoding AMP-dependent synthetase/ligase — MTRLFDLLYYQLENHPLENSINGRDTSGKWKSYSSQEVKETAESMASGLLNLGLKPGDKVAFVTYKNRPEWMILDFAMQMAGLISIPLYPTISVGEYEYILNEAEVKVAFCGGGDLYKKLNATRNNVPTLEHIYTFDKQTDIPFWEDLFNDSHKAEVEKIKSGITTENLATIIYTSGTTGNPKGVMLSHKNIMHIALKTSPHLQAKPGNNVLSFLPLCHIYERSVSFVYYYKSAKIFFAGTDNLSGPDGDLAAVKPATFTTVPRLLEKIYEAIYNKGLALDGIKKKLFFWALSLTDDYEINQNLSFGKKIKWKIADKLIFSKWRDALGGNINAVVTGAAPCPVKVMRVFCAAGIPIREGYGLTETSPTLSVNTMEPDGALLGSAGPLIDGVEILIDQEGGDYREGEGEILAYGPNVMMGYYKKPEVNAQVFCEIDGKRWFRTGDIGTLVKGPTGREFLKITDRKKELLKTSGGKYVAPAPIENRIKEEFLVEQMMVIGDKQKFVSALIVPAEEALKSYCNKKEIPWTSLDEIIKHPKVLKRYQKIIDTYNPEFSHVEQIKKFKLIAREWLPVHADGADAELTPTLKLKRRVIREKFSAEIMDIYSE; from the coding sequence ATGACTAGACTCTTTGACCTCTTATACTACCAATTAGAAAATCATCCATTAGAAAACTCTATAAACGGTCGAGATACCTCTGGTAAATGGAAATCATATAGTTCACAGGAAGTAAAAGAAACTGCGGAAAGTATGGCATCAGGATTGTTGAATCTTGGTCTAAAACCTGGCGATAAGGTTGCTTTTGTTACTTATAAAAATAGACCAGAGTGGATGATTTTAGACTTTGCAATGCAAATGGCCGGATTGATAAGTATTCCTCTTTACCCAACAATCAGTGTTGGAGAGTATGAATATATTTTAAATGAAGCAGAGGTAAAAGTAGCTTTTTGTGGAGGCGGAGATTTGTACAAGAAATTAAATGCTACACGCAATAACGTACCTACTCTAGAACATATCTACACTTTTGATAAGCAAACTGACATTCCTTTTTGGGAAGATCTATTCAATGATTCACATAAGGCGGAAGTTGAAAAAATTAAAAGCGGAATAACAACTGAAAATCTGGCTACGATAATTTATACCTCAGGTACTACTGGAAATCCAAAGGGTGTAATGCTATCTCATAAAAACATAATGCACATCGCATTGAAAACTTCTCCACATTTACAGGCAAAGCCGGGTAATAATGTGTTAAGTTTTTTACCCTTATGCCATATTTATGAACGTTCTGTGTCTTTTGTTTACTATTACAAAAGCGCTAAAATTTTCTTTGCCGGTACAGATAATTTAAGTGGTCCAGATGGTGATTTAGCTGCTGTAAAACCAGCCACCTTCACAACCGTTCCAAGATTGCTTGAGAAGATATACGAGGCTATTTATAATAAAGGCTTGGCTTTAGATGGAATAAAAAAGAAACTTTTCTTTTGGGCCTTATCATTAACCGATGATTATGAAATAAATCAAAATTTATCTTTTGGCAAAAAAATAAAATGGAAAATTGCAGATAAATTAATTTTTTCTAAATGGCGCGATGCTCTTGGTGGTAATATAAATGCAGTTGTTACAGGTGCTGCCCCATGCCCTGTAAAAGTAATGCGTGTTTTTTGTGCGGCAGGCATTCCTATTCGTGAAGGATATGGACTTACAGAAACTTCGCCAACATTAAGTGTAAATACCATGGAGCCCGATGGCGCACTATTAGGTTCTGCCGGCCCTCTTATTGATGGAGTAGAAATATTAATTGATCAAGAAGGCGGAGATTATAGAGAAGGTGAAGGTGAGATTTTAGCATACGGTCCAAATGTAATGATGGGCTACTACAAGAAACCAGAAGTAAATGCCCAGGTTTTTTGCGAGATAGATGGCAAACGATGGTTTCGTACTGGTGATATAGGTACATTGGTAAAAGGACCTACAGGTAGAGAATTTCTTAAAATTACAGATAGAAAAAAAGAATTGCTTAAAACATCTGGTGGTAAATATGTTGCCCCAGCACCAATTGAAAATAGAATAAAAGAGGAGTTTTTAGTAGAACAAATGATGGTGATCGGTGATAAACAAAAATTTGTTTCTGCTTTGATAGTACCTGCAGAAGAAGCTTTAAAAAGTTATTGTAATAAGAAAGAAATTCCCTGGACCAGTTTAGACGAAATAATAAAACACCCAAAAGTTTTAAAACGATACCAGAAGATTATAGATACGTACAATCCTGAGTTTAGCCATGTAGAACAAATTAAAAAGTTCAAACTTATTGCTCGTGAATGGTTACCTGTACATGCTGATGGCGCAGATGCAGAACTAACCCCTACCCTTAAATTAAAGCGTAGGGTCATAAGAGAGAAGTTTAGTGCTGAAATTATGGATATCTATTCTGAATAA
- a CDS encoding HD family phosphohydrolase: MDNLYKQQSLIFKYILYVVAVAFIVFFLPKGGKFKYEFQKGKPWQFENLYAPFDFSIQKTDAEIAKEKQVIESNQLPYYRYDQAEVTKVLAEFEQKFEDKWGGTALGENQKARLKYFSKVVLDSVYAKGILQNNGKQVQRSFIYLVKDNEARKVRVSDFFRVNEINKLVRQVLAENNLSAFEKDTQALFFDIIAPNVSFDNNLTQKARNEALSKLSYTRGTVDQGRLIIAKGEVVEAENLKILESLKSEYESELWTASNYYYILIGYTVLVALVLIMLFLFLKKYRRTVYENNVKVTFIFFNILLMVFITTMVIKYNDQLVFVVPLCILPLILKTFFDARLGLFVHVLTILILGFVVPNSFEYIFLQIITGIVTILTVSELYKRANLFVSVGQITLIYIIGYLAFHTIHEGDLSDIEWYTLGLFLLNGMITLFVQPLIYIYEKLFGLVSDVSLLELSDTNSKLLKELSNKAPGTFHHSLQVANLAEAAANEIGANAMLVRVGALYHDIGKMNEPTYFTENQVTNVNPHDELSPKDSARIIIDHVIKGIEIARKNNIPDRIIDFIRSHHGTTLVFYFYKKQKELEEDVNEEDFRYPGPLPFSKETAILMMADSVEAASKSLKNPTFLIIDEFVDKIISGQMKANQFLNADITFKEIEKIKKIFKQKLINIYHLRVEYPE; the protein is encoded by the coding sequence TTGGATAATCTTTACAAACAGCAATCGCTCATTTTCAAATATATACTCTATGTTGTGGCTGTTGCATTTATTGTGTTTTTCTTGCCTAAGGGAGGAAAATTTAAATATGAATTTCAAAAAGGGAAGCCTTGGCAATTTGAAAATTTATATGCCCCTTTTGATTTTTCTATTCAGAAAACCGATGCTGAAATAGCAAAAGAAAAACAAGTAATTGAAAGTAATCAATTACCATATTACAGGTATGATCAGGCTGAGGTGACTAAGGTCTTAGCTGAATTTGAGCAAAAGTTCGAAGATAAATGGGGTGGAACCGCACTAGGAGAAAATCAGAAAGCAAGATTAAAATATTTTTCAAAAGTAGTATTAGACTCCGTTTATGCTAAGGGAATTTTACAGAACAATGGTAAGCAGGTTCAACGCAGTTTTATTTATTTAGTAAAGGATAATGAAGCCAGAAAAGTAAGGGTTTCAGATTTTTTCAGGGTAAATGAGATTAATAAATTGGTGCGTCAAGTTCTCGCTGAAAATAACTTATCGGCTTTTGAGAAAGATACACAAGCATTGTTTTTCGATATTATAGCTCCCAATGTCAGTTTTGATAACAATCTCACTCAAAAAGCTAGAAATGAGGCGTTATCAAAATTATCATATACAAGAGGTACGGTTGATCAAGGGCGATTAATAATCGCGAAAGGTGAAGTTGTAGAAGCTGAAAACCTAAAGATATTAGAGTCGCTAAAGTCTGAATATGAATCAGAATTATGGACAGCTAGTAACTATTACTACATATTAATAGGTTACACCGTTCTTGTGGCTTTGGTGCTTATTATGCTTTTCTTGTTTTTGAAAAAATATAGACGAACGGTGTATGAAAACAACGTTAAAGTAACCTTTATCTTTTTCAATATTCTGTTGATGGTTTTTATAACCACCATGGTTATAAAATATAATGACCAATTAGTATTTGTGGTTCCGTTATGTATTCTCCCATTAATTCTGAAAACGTTTTTTGATGCTAGGCTAGGCTTGTTTGTGCATGTACTTACTATCTTAATTTTGGGCTTTGTAGTGCCTAATAGTTTTGAGTATATATTCTTACAGATAATTACAGGTATAGTAACCATACTTACTGTATCTGAGCTGTATAAAAGAGCAAATCTTTTTGTGAGTGTAGGTCAGATAACACTTATTTATATTATTGGTTATTTAGCTTTTCATACGATACATGAGGGCGATTTAAGTGATATTGAATGGTACACGTTGGGACTTTTTCTTTTAAATGGAATGATTACGCTATTTGTGCAGCCATTAATCTATATATATGAAAAACTCTTTGGTCTAGTGTCAGATGTCTCGCTATTGGAGTTATCAGACACCAATTCTAAGCTTTTAAAAGAATTATCTAATAAGGCTCCGGGTACATTTCATCATTCATTACAAGTAGCCAATTTGGCTGAGGCGGCGGCCAATGAAATTGGGGCGAATGCCATGTTGGTTAGGGTAGGGGCTTTGTATCATGATATTGGTAAAATGAACGAACCGACTTATTTTACCGAAAATCAGGTCACCAATGTAAATCCGCATGATGAGCTTAGCCCTAAAGACAGTGCACGTATTATTATTGATCATGTAATTAAGGGAATTGAGATAGCTAGAAAGAATAATATACCTGATAGAATTATAGATTTTATACGTTCGCATCATGGTACAACTTTGGTATTTTACTTCTATAAAAAGCAAAAAGAATTAGAAGAAGATGTAAATGAAGAAGATTTTAGATATCCAGGTCCGTTGCCATTTTCTAAAGAAACAGCTATTTTAATGATGGCAGATTCTGTAGAAGCGGCATCAAAAAGTTTAAAAAATCCAACTTTTTTAATCATTGATGAGTTTGTTGATAAGATAATTTCGGGTCAAATGAAGGCAAATCAATTTTTGAATGCAGATATTACTTTTAAAGAAATTGAAAAAATCAAGAAAATATTCAAACAAAAGCTAATAAATATTTATCATTTGCGTGTGGAATATCCTGAGTAA
- a CDS encoding acetyl-CoA C-acyltransferase: protein MKEVVIVSAVRTPIGSFMGGLSTVPAPKLGAIAIEGALKKINLSPTLVDEVIMGNVVQAGTGQAPARQAAIFAGIPNTVPCTTINKVCASGMKAVMQGAQAIALGDADVVVAGGMENMSLIPHYVHLRTGTKFGPTTFVDGMQKDGLVDAYDENAMGVCADACATEYEFSREDQDAYAIQSYKRSADAWENGKFDNEVIPVAVPQRRGEPKMVTKDEEFSNVFIDKIPNLRPAFSKDGTVTAANASTINDGAAALVLMSREKAEELNLKPLAVIKSYADAAHEPEWFTTAPAKALPKALAKANLKLEEIDFFEFNEAFSVVGLANMKILGLDDTNVNVNGGAVSLGHPLGCSGARILITLLNVLEQNNAKLGAAAICNGGGGASAIIIEKV, encoded by the coding sequence ATGAAAGAAGTCGTTATCGTATCAGCCGTAAGAACTCCAATAGGAAGTTTTATGGGCGGATTATCAACAGTTCCAGCTCCGAAACTAGGAGCAATTGCTATTGAAGGCGCATTAAAAAAAATCAACCTTTCACCTACGCTAGTAGATGAAGTTATAATGGGCAATGTAGTACAAGCTGGCACAGGTCAAGCACCTGCAAGACAAGCTGCTATATTTGCCGGTATTCCAAACACCGTACCTTGTACAACCATAAATAAAGTTTGTGCCTCTGGTATGAAAGCGGTAATGCAAGGTGCACAAGCTATTGCTTTAGGTGATGCAGATGTTGTTGTTGCAGGTGGAATGGAAAATATGAGCCTAATTCCTCATTATGTTCATTTGAGAACAGGTACCAAATTTGGACCTACCACTTTCGTGGATGGAATGCAAAAAGATGGTTTAGTTGATGCATATGATGAAAACGCCATGGGTGTTTGTGCTGATGCATGTGCTACTGAATATGAATTTAGCAGAGAAGATCAAGATGCCTATGCTATTCAATCTTACAAGAGATCTGCCGACGCTTGGGAAAATGGAAAATTTGATAACGAAGTTATTCCTGTAGCTGTACCACAAAGACGCGGGGAACCTAAAATGGTTACCAAAGATGAAGAATTCAGTAATGTATTTATTGATAAGATTCCAAATTTAAGACCTGCATTTTCAAAAGACGGAACAGTTACCGCTGCAAATGCCTCAACTATTAACGACGGTGCTGCGGCATTAGTTTTAATGAGTAGAGAAAAGGCAGAAGAGCTAAACCTAAAACCATTAGCAGTTATAAAAAGTTATGCTGATGCAGCTCACGAACCTGAGTGGTTTACCACAGCCCCGGCAAAAGCATTACCGAAAGCTCTGGCGAAAGCTAATTTAAAATTAGAAGAAATTGATTTCTTTGAATTTAACGAAGCTTTTTCTGTAGTTGGTCTTGCCAATATGAAGATATTAGGCTTAGACGACACAAATGTGAATGTTAATGGCGGTGCCGTTTCTTTAGGACACCCGTTAGGATGTTCTGGTGCACGTATTTTAATAACATTACTAAATGTATTAGAACAAAATAATGCTAAACTTGGCGCAGCTGCAATATGTAATGGTGGCGGTGGTGCTTCAGCAATAATTATTGAAAAGGTTTAA
- a CDS encoding C40 family peptidase, whose product MQYGICQLSIIPVRSTPDEVAELVTQLLFGEHFKILECRKNWSRIKTIFDKCEGWIMNSQLFFIPEDEFNDIQAHKNKSYVTELISYVEDANQILTPILIGSCITNTPSLSVNFEGKLLSDQQPKENLIKTSLLYLNAPELRGGKSPFGIDSAGFSQIVYKINGYSLLRTAQDQSTQGTALSFVEESEAGDLAFFDNANGEIDHVGIIMENNYVIHVNGKVRVDRLDHTGIFNNDLRTYTHQLRVIKKVV is encoded by the coding sequence ATGCAATACGGTATTTGTCAGTTAAGCATTATTCCTGTTAGAAGTACGCCAGATGAAGTAGCTGAATTAGTTACGCAACTTCTATTTGGAGAGCACTTTAAAATTTTGGAATGCCGAAAAAATTGGTCTAGAATAAAAACCATTTTTGATAAGTGTGAAGGCTGGATAATGAATAGCCAACTGTTTTTTATACCTGAAGATGAGTTTAATGACATTCAGGCACATAAAAATAAGAGCTATGTTACTGAGTTAATATCATATGTTGAAGATGCTAATCAAATACTTACACCTATTCTTATAGGCTCTTGTATTACTAACACTCCGTCATTGTCGGTTAATTTTGAAGGTAAACTTTTAAGTGACCAACAACCTAAAGAGAATTTAATTAAGACTTCATTGCTCTATTTAAACGCCCCGGAATTGAGAGGAGGAAAATCACCTTTTGGTATCGATAGTGCCGGATTCTCTCAAATAGTTTATAAGATTAATGGATATAGCCTTTTACGAACCGCACAAGACCAATCTACGCAGGGCACAGCCCTTAGTTTTGTAGAAGAAAGCGAAGCTGGTGATTTAGCTTTTTTTGACAACGCAAATGGTGAAATTGATCATGTTGGCATTATTATGGAAAACAACTATGTTATTCATGTAAACGGAAAAGTTAGGGTAGACCGCTTAGACCATACAGGTATTTTCAATAATGACCTTAGAACTTATACCCATCAACTACGGGTCATTAAAAAAGTAGTATAA
- a CDS encoding tetratricopeptide repeat protein — protein sequence MKNRLLLVAALSFTMVGFAQKNEIKAAEKALKSGDAATAQTALEAASGTIAAADEKTQAQYYFTRGKIYSDLAKKGNNEAFEKSATSFKKVIELEEASGKQKYSAETNQYMASLTADLVNSAVSDNGNSKFKEAAEKLYMSYTLSPKDTSYLYYAAGSAVNGGHYEMALDYYNKLQEVGYDGSAVVYKATNAASGEVEEMDKVQRDLMVKSGTYSNPVDEKTPSKKAEIVKNTALIYTQLGQDEKALEAYQAARKNDPEDVNLILNEANLYFNQGNKDKFKELMAQAIALAPDNPDLHYNVGVISMEQDNYADARVSYKKAIEIDPKYTNAYLNLSTTYVNEGNALIDEMNSLGNSRADIAKYDELKEKKDGLFKQGADVLEDALKNNPESENIMTQLKNIYGAMGDTENFTKMKKMLGE from the coding sequence ATGAAAAATAGATTATTACTTGTAGCGGCCCTATCATTTACAATGGTTGGTTTTGCTCAAAAAAATGAAATAAAAGCTGCAGAAAAGGCTTTGAAGTCAGGTGATGCCGCTACGGCGCAAACTGCTCTTGAGGCTGCATCTGGAACTATTGCAGCTGCAGATGAGAAGACGCAAGCACAATATTATTTCACTAGAGGTAAAATTTATAGTGATTTGGCTAAAAAAGGAAATAATGAAGCATTTGAAAAATCTGCAACTTCTTTCAAGAAAGTTATAGAGTTAGAAGAAGCTTCAGGTAAGCAAAAATATTCTGCTGAAACAAACCAATATATGGCATCTTTAACGGCAGACCTTGTAAACTCTGCTGTTAGTGATAATGGTAATAGTAAGTTTAAAGAAGCTGCTGAAAAGTTGTACATGAGCTACACGCTTAGTCCAAAAGATACTTCTTATTTATACTACGCAGCTGGTAGTGCTGTAAACGGTGGTCATTATGAAATGGCATTAGATTACTATAATAAACTACAAGAAGTAGGTTATGATGGTAGTGCTGTAGTATATAAAGCTACAAACGCCGCTTCTGGTGAAGTTGAAGAAATGGATAAGGTTCAGCGTGATCTTATGGTAAAATCAGGTACGTATTCAAACCCGGTAGATGAGAAAACTCCATCTAAAAAAGCTGAGATTGTTAAGAATACAGCTTTGATTTATACGCAACTAGGTCAAGATGAAAAAGCTTTAGAGGCTTATCAAGCAGCTAGAAAAAATGATCCAGAAGATGTAAATCTTATCTTAAATGAAGCTAACTTATATTTCAATCAAGGAAATAAGGATAAGTTTAAAGAGTTGATGGCTCAGGCAATCGCTTTGGCTCCAGATAATCCAGATTTACATTATAACGTTGGTGTAATAAGCATGGAGCAAGATAATTATGCAGATGCACGTGTATCTTATAAAAAAGCTATTGAAATTGACCCTAAATATACTAATGCATATTTAAACCTATCTACAACTTATGTAAATGAAGGTAATGCATTGATTGATGAGATGAATTCATTAGGTAATTCTAGAGCTGATATTGCAAAATACGATGAGCTTAAAGAGAAAAAAGATGGTTTGTTTAAGCAAGGTGCTGATGTTTTAGAAGATGCATTGAAAAACAATCCTGAAAGTGAAAATATCATGACTCAGCTTAAGAATATTTACGGAGCTATGGGTGATACAGAAAACTTCACAAAAATGAAGAAGATGTTAGGTGAGTAA
- the gyrA gene encoding DNA gyrase subunit A, which translates to MADGEKLIPINIEDEMKSAYIDYSMSVIVSRALPDVRDGLKPVHRRVLFGMHELGVRSNSSHKKSARIVGEVLGKYHPHGDTSVYDAMVRMAQEWSLRYMLVDGQGNFGSVDGDSPAAMRYTEARMRKIADDMLIDIEKETVDYQLNFDDSLKEPTVLPTRVPALLVNGASGIAVGMATNMPPHNLAEVIDGTVAYIDNNDIEIDELITHIKAPDFPTGGIIYGYDGVKEAFHTGRGRVKMRAKATFEEVQGRECIVVTEIPYQVNKADMIKKTADLVNDKKLEGISNIRDESDRNGMRIVYILKRDAIPNIVLNMLFKYTALQTSFSVNNIALVNGRPQLLNVKEMIHYFVEHRHEVVVRRTQFELKKAEDRAHILEGLIIASDNIDEVIAIIRASNNADEARANLIERFKLSEIQAKAIVEMRLRQLTGLEQDKLRTEYDEIMLLIADLKDILEKKERRMQIIKDELLEIKDKYGDERRSVINIAGGDLSMEDMIPDEQVVITISHAGYIKRTPLTEYKTQNRGGVGQKASSTRNEDFLEHLFVGTNHQYMLFFTQKGKCFWMRVFEIPEGSRTSKGRAIQNLINIEQDDSVKAFICTQDLKDEEYINAHYVIMATKKGVVKKTSLEQYSRPRQNGINAITVRDGDELLEAKLTTGSSEIFLGLKSGKAIRFEESKTRPMGRNASGVRGITLANDDDEVIGMVSVHNFEDEILVVSEKGYGKRSSIEDYRVTNRGGKGVKTISVTDKTGGLVAIKNVTDSDDLMIINKSGIAIRMSVEDLRVMGRATQGVRLINIKGNDSIAAVAKVMKDEDDLEEAEILDIEVDADNGTEIDNSEPEEGTETDNSETED; encoded by the coding sequence ATGGCTGACGGTGAAAAATTGATTCCCATTAACATTGAAGACGAAATGAAATCTGCTTACATTGATTATTCAATGTCGGTCATTGTGTCACGAGCCCTGCCAGATGTCAGGGACGGATTAAAACCCGTGCACAGAAGAGTTCTTTTTGGAATGCATGAATTAGGGGTTAGAAGTAATAGCTCGCATAAAAAATCTGCCCGTATTGTGGGTGAGGTTCTTGGTAAGTATCACCCGCATGGTGATACTTCTGTATATGATGCCATGGTTCGTATGGCACAAGAATGGAGTCTACGATATATGCTTGTAGATGGTCAAGGTAACTTTGGTTCTGTTGATGGTGATAGTCCTGCGGCAATGCGTTATACGGAAGCCCGTATGCGTAAGATTGCGGATGATATGCTTATAGATATTGAAAAGGAAACTGTAGATTATCAATTGAATTTTGATGATTCTTTAAAAGAGCCTACTGTTCTACCTACTAGAGTTCCTGCTTTATTGGTTAATGGAGCATCTGGTATTGCTGTAGGTATGGCTACCAATATGCCTCCACATAATTTAGCGGAAGTCATTGATGGTACTGTTGCGTATATCGACAATAATGATATTGAAATAGATGAGTTGATTACACATATTAAAGCGCCAGATTTTCCAACGGGAGGTATTATTTATGGCTATGATGGTGTAAAAGAAGCTTTTCATACAGGAAGAGGGCGTGTAAAAATGCGTGCTAAAGCAACTTTTGAAGAAGTTCAGGGTCGTGAATGTATCGTTGTTACGGAAATACCTTATCAGGTCAACAAGGCCGACATGATCAAGAAAACTGCGGATCTTGTTAATGACAAAAAATTAGAGGGTATATCCAATATTAGAGATGAATCTGACCGTAACGGTATGCGTATCGTTTACATTTTAAAAAGAGATGCTATCCCTAATATCGTTTTAAATATGCTGTTCAAGTATACGGCATTACAAACTTCTTTCAGTGTTAATAACATTGCCTTGGTTAATGGTAGGCCTCAGTTATTGAACGTGAAAGAAATGATTCATTACTTTGTTGAGCATCGTCATGAAGTTGTGGTTAGGCGTACACAGTTTGAATTAAAGAAAGCTGAAGATCGTGCACATATATTAGAAGGATTAATTATTGCTTCTGATAATATTGACGAGGTAATTGCTATAATAAGAGCATCAAATAATGCTGATGAGGCAAGAGCGAACTTAATAGAACGCTTTAAATTAAGTGAAATTCAAGCTAAGGCAATTGTAGAAATGCGATTGCGTCAACTTACTGGTTTAGAGCAAGACAAACTTAGAACCGAGTATGATGAGATAATGCTTCTTATTGCTGATTTGAAAGATATTCTTGAGAAAAAGGAGCGAAGAATGCAAATCATAAAAGATGAGCTTCTTGAGATTAAAGATAAATATGGTGACGAGAGAAGATCTGTAATTAATATTGCAGGTGGGGATCTTAGTATGGAAGATATGATACCAGATGAGCAAGTTGTAATCACAATATCTCATGCCGGTTACATCAAGAGAACTCCATTAACAGAATACAAAACTCAAAATAGAGGTGGGGTAGGTCAAAAAGCATCTTCCACAAGAAATGAAGATTTCTTAGAGCATTTGTTTGTTGGTACCAATCACCAATATATGTTGTTCTTTACGCAAAAAGGAAAATGTTTCTGGATGCGTGTATTCGAAATTCCTGAAGGAAGTAGAACATCTAAGGGTAGGGCAATACAGAATCTTATAAATATTGAACAAGATGATAGTGTAAAAGCATTCATTTGTACACAAGATTTAAAAGATGAAGAGTATATCAATGCTCATTACGTTATTATGGCAACTAAGAAAGGTGTTGTTAAGAAAACATCTTTAGAGCAATATTCTAGACCGCGTCAAAATGGTATTAATGCCATTACCGTTCGTGATGGTGATGAATTGCTAGAAGCTAAATTAACTACTGGTTCAAGTGAGATTTTCTTAGGTCTTAAATCTGGTAAAGCCATTCGTTTTGAAGAGAGTAAGACGAGACCAATGGGTAGAAATGCCTCTGGTGTGCGTGGTATTACTTTGGCTAATGATGACGATGAAGTGATTGGAATGGTGTCAGTGCATAATTTTGAAGATGAAATATTGGTTGTTTCAGAAAAAGGTTATGGTAAACGTTCAAGCATTGAAGATTACAGAGTTACCAATAGAGGTGGTAAAGGAGTTAAGACTATTAGTGTAACAGATAAAACTGGTGGACTGGTAGCTATTAAAAACGTTACCGATTCTGATGATTTAATGATTATCAATAAGTCTGGAATTGCAATACGTATGAGCGTAGAAGATTTACGTGTAATGGGTAGAGCAACACAAGGTGTTAGATTGATAAATATTAAAGGTAATGACTCTATTGCAGCAGTTGCAAAAGTGATGAAGGATGAAGATGATTTAGAAGAAGCGGAAATACTTGATATAGAGGTAGATGCCGATAATGGCACGGAGATTGATAATTCTGAACCCGAAGAAGGTACAGAGACTGATAATTCTGAAACTGAAGATTAA